The stretch of DNA atttccagcattttctgtttgtgttcCTGAGGGCATATCTGTCTGACtgagcctgtggcaggtggtgagagaaccaacatgagggaaaatcctacttgaccaatctacctgttgcagatgtatctgcTGAGTGACTACCACATAGtccttttggagacaaagtcctatcttcacactgaagataccctccattgtgctgtgtagctctatcaccgtgctaaatgggattgattcggAACAGATGTAGCAACttgaactaggcatccatgaggcgctgcgggtcatcagtagcagcagaattgtattccaccacaatctgtaagctgatagcctggcacatccctcactctaccattaccatcaggcagtgcaatccagatcctaaccacttactgtgtataaaagttttcctcatgtcgcctttggttctttcaccaatcaccttaaatctgcatccaATGGTTTTcagcccttccgccaatgggaacagtttctctccacctaccctgtctagatccctcatcattttgaactcctctagcaaatctcttctcaaccttctctaaagaACATCCCCGTCTTCGCaaatctattcacgtaactgaagtctctcagcctacagccattcttgtaaatcttttctacaccctctcgaacgacttcacatcattcctaaagtgcagtgcctagaattggaacacattactccagttgattgtaatttccttgcttttgtgctctatgcctctatttataaagtccaggattccttatgcctttttaaccattttctcaacctgccctgtcacttgCAATGATTTGTGTGCATAGatccccaggtttctctgttcctgcactccctttagaattgttccccatattttatattgcatctcctcatttttcctatcaaaatgtaccacttcacacatctctgcgtTAAtgttcatctgccatatgtccatccattccaccagcctgtctatatcctcttgaaatctatcactatcctccaagttttgtgtcatctgcaaattttgaaattttgccctgcacaccaaagtccaaatcatgtatatatatcaagaaaagcagcggtcTTAGTACCGACCACCGGGAAACCCCACTGTTTAccctcctccagtctgaaacataacttcaccactactgtttcctgctgtatccatgttgccactatcccttttattccatgggcttcaactttgctggcaagccgattatgtggcacattatcaaacacatttggaagtccatatacaccaaccaccttaccctcatcaacactctttgttacctcatcaaaaaactccatcaagttagttaaatatgattggcctttaacaaatccatgctggctttccttaattaagtacagtggctacaagagcaagtcagaggctggaattctgtggcaaatagctcaattcctgaatccccaaagcctcccCACCACCtagaaggcacaaatcaggagtgtgatggaatactctccacttgtctggatgagggcagctccaacatcactcaagacggaaatgacaccatccaggataaagcagcccacatgTTTGCCACCCATTCtctatcttaaacattcactccctccaccaccggcacactgtggctgcagtgcataccatctacaagatgaactgcagcaacccgccaagcctccttcaacagcaccttccaaacccgccacctctaccacctagaagaacaagagcagcaggcgcatgagaacgccaccacctgcaagttctccttgaAGTCACACAGATTCTAACTTGGAAATattttgtcgttccttcactgttgctgatccAAAATCCTAGGAATCCCTCCATAACAGCAATGTGAGTATACCTCCACCACAAGGACTGTAGCAGTCACAAGGActgtaccaccttctcaagggcaattagggatgggcaataaatgctggccttgccagtgatgctcacatcccaggagtgatttttttaaaaatcttacaACTAAATACTGCTGTAATTGATGAAAGCCAAATACTGATTTGAAGCAATATTAAATAATCAAGCTTCAAATACACTGGGGAGAATCCTCTATATTGTGTATGCATAGTGTCTACTGATTTTCTGCATATAAAGTCCATCCCACCATATTAaaactaattttaaaaatctgttaAGTAATGAATTAGTAGGATTTTCTTTAAATAAAGTACAATGGAAAGAAATGTAGTAAGAGCTCTCTAAAAGTTTAAAATTGCAATTAAACCCACAAAACATTTAACGTAGATAAACTTTTTAGTGGTCAACATAAACTAGTATTCATTTGTAAGAACTCTTTTGTCCAATACAATAAATGTACAGAGCAAACCAAAATCAATTTAAAAATGTACAGTCTATTCCAGAGCCCAGCAGAGAGGAATAATTAAGTAGTCAGGTATAAAAAGTTATATGAGTGAAGAACACATTGgcagcaattttaacctaacccacccatCAGGAAACTGGCAATGATGGTTTTACACCTacctgattttactctccattgaagtcatGAAAAACAATGTTAAATGGGATATAAACTAGCATTTCACTTCCCACCATCAAGTTGAATTAAAATTAGCCCCGTTATATTTGACCTTTTCATCAATGGCTGGCAATAAAGAGTTTGTGGTATTTTCATATGTTAATTCAGGTTGTCAAATATTTTATTTTAGAAATTAATATTTATATGATTTCATCGCACAGTATCAAATGTTCTTTAAATCATGCTTATAACAAGCAATTTTATGAAACTGCTATTGCTTTATCACACAGCACATCCTTGCAATTGATCTTTTGAACAAATACTTCCAGTGAGCAAAAACAGATGATTATTTTCTGAGAGATGCAAAAATGTTTCTGctcaaaaatgaaacaaaatgaaacAAATATTTCATTCAAGGTGAGTCCCATATTGTGGAATTTCTTACATTGCCTTTGTCACACCTATCAAACCATTGCCAGGCTCTGATTCCACGTAAGCAGATCTCCAAATGCAAGACAGTTATACTGCTGTACCCACAGAGTTCTATGCATGCATACATTGTACCTTCATGTTCATGCACAGTTCTGCTGCTCTATCATTTAATCTCTGCAGAAAGTCACTTAATATATTTGATTTTTACTTGGGCCGGGAACTTTGAGAGCTCGGATCAAAGCGGGCAGTGAGCCATCACATATCCCATAGCCCAAGGCCTGGAGGATTTTAACCCCTGAGTTTCATTAGCATTTCATGATATTGACTCCCACTTGAACCCATTGGGAATAAGATGAAGGCTATCAGGTGGCCAGTCCATGGACCATTGTTGAGGTGGTGGAATTGGCCTGTGAGGGTCTCTCAAACATGGAATTTGAAATGCCTTTGCGGCACCAATGACACTGTCAGGTTGTGACTTTTCAATGTAAAGCAGGTCTCCGGGGAGGGGTGGCTCTCCCATGCCTGTGCTACCCAAGTTACGATGATGGGAGGCTGAATCATTGCCAGACCACAGAGTGATGCCCACCCCTTCCCTACACTGCTCCATCAGGTGGAGGGGGTTAATATCAATTTGAGTATGCCAAAAAATGGAAGACCAACAAAATAAAACATCTGGCACCTCTATTATAAATACTTTAAGTTCCTGCCTCCCCAATTATCCACCAGAATGTTTTATGTGGCATAAGGCAACCTCACATGCTATGAAAGATTAAAGCCAATTAATATTACACGTACTGCACTTCTTTTCATTTGCAGGCCTAGGATATTACAAGATCAAAATGTGACAATATTTGATTATCTATCCATTTACATTATGCACTGTCATGACAGTTAATTAAGGTTCCACAGTCTTGCAAAGGAAGGCTAGCTAGTTAAATTCCCATGTCAgtcaattttaaaattaaatattcATGTGTATTATCACTGAGTGTATAATTAGAAAAAGAATATATTTTAAAGACCAAGAAGCAGTTAAGTGATCGCTATGCATTTGCACAATTGAGTATTTCAAAAAAGGATCTGAACATGCTGACCTCCAGTTGCACTGCAGCCAACAAAGTATTCATGATATGAGTCAGCCTCATTTGCCAGTTTTGGTAAGAGCTTTGAACTTGACTTAATTTGTCTCACCTGCTGGCACAAATGAGTTGCACTGAATAATGGTGCTGTAGTCATATTGGTTAGAATATTCAGTCTATGGGTGCAAGTGGTTTGGCTCAATCCAGCATTGCAGTGTGTAGAGTCATAGATGCTGTATTATAAATCACATACCTAAGTAAAGCTGTGTGGTGGTGCTTAAAGTTTTGGAGAATGGAAGAGGCTTGAGTACAATAATATGTCTACCCTCTGGCCTATATTATCTACTGACTTGAGGATAAGACTCACGGAGGCGGGTATGGCATGCATTTAACCTGAGGTGATTGCCTCTGCTTTTTGTACTGGTCTGGATGTGACACAATGTTATTCCACCATTATCATTGATAAGCCTCAGATGGTAATGCTTTCAATTCATTGGTTTTATACTGGGCATTAGAAAAACACTATAAAGTTGAATTTAGGAATGTATGCTATCAGCTGGGAGCTGTGCATACAGTCAACTCCTcttatagaaacacagaaacaaagaaaataggagcaggagtaggccatttggcctttctagcctgctccaccattcattatgatcatggctgatcatccaactcagtagcctattccggccttcgccccataccctttgatccctttagacccaagagctatatctaactcctttttgaaaacattcagtgttttggccgcaactgctttctgtggtagcgaattccacaggctcaccactctctgggtgaagaaatttctcctcatctctgtcctgaaaggtttaccccatatccttagactatgacccctggttctggactcccctaccatcgggaacatccttcctgcatctaccctatcaagtcctgttagaattttataggtgccAAATTATGTCAAGTTGTTTAATTTAACTTTTGAGAATTCCATTTTAAGCACTAAATTCTTACTTTTAGTTTTTCTTGTTTGTTTAATTCAAATTATGAGAATAATTCTATTTTTAGTGTAAAAAAGGACTTTGAATTAGCAGGGGTAGGCTGTATGACAAAATTCAGAGAGTGCATCCTGTGATTTTTAAACCATTAAGATTGACAGTCAGAAAACCATGGGCAGCATGCCTCAACTTCCTGATATACATGGCTGACAGGTAAGATCCCCATCAATAGAAAACATTTGACAACAAGACATTGCATttttataacacctttaacatagaaagatGTCCCAAGACACTTTGGAATGTCAGCCCTTGTATTTTTAGGAAAATAATTGCTTCTACCCAAATACATTCATCAAGCAAAAGTAGACTGCAATTTGTCATCAGATTTTATGTGCATCTTGGAGTTTTAATCTCACAAAGCAATAACTTTGACTTGCAAATGAATACTGTAGCAACAATTACACAAGCATTGCCAGAACTCAGTCACTGCACATATCTGAAACCTGCAATCTTTTACATCTTCCTTCAAGCCATGTGCAACATTCTTCATAGTGGTTGCTTTTAAGTATTTGATATTGTCAATTTAAGATTTTCTTTTATACCTCAGCTCAATTTCATGTAACAATACTGTACGAACAACATGATCCATGAAATTTTAGAAGTTCAGAATGGAAAATAATGTGACCAATTTTCCACACTTCTTTATAAAATTCCAAACCATTGATCAATTTCAAAAGTATAATTATACATCTTtagttttatttaattaattctcaggatgtgagtgtcattggcaagtccagcatttattgtcgaTCCTAAGGTGCTCAAGAAGGTgtcggtgggccttcttcttgaactgttgcactcTGTTTGGTGGAAGTGCTCCCACAATGTTGTTTGGTCGGACTTTCCAGGCTTTGACAcagcaacaatgaagaaatggtggtatttctccaagtcaagatggtctgtgacttggaagggaacttgaaggtgatggtCTTCACATGTACCTACTGCCTTAGTCCTTCTAGCTGGTGGAGGTTGGAGGTTTGCGAGGTGCTACCGAAGGAtttttggtgagttgttgcagcatATCCTGTACATGTTAAGCTTTGAGAGTGTTATTGAAGCAACACCCATCCAAACAGGTGCAGTATAGAcccttacactcctgacttgtgccctgtaggtgATAAAGAGGCTATGGGGATTTACAAGGTTAACATTACATTCATGCTTTTCCAAATGGCCAAACTATTCCCATGAGGACGTGAGCCACAGAGACTTAATCTTTGTTCAGTTAGCTGCCCTCAGCTATACAGTGGTAGGAGTGCTACAATTAGCCTCGGCACCTCTGGGTTAGAAGGGAAACATTTGgccaagttttttttaatatatgcattcttgggatgtgagtattgctggcaaggccagcatttattgaccatccctaattgcccttgagtaggtattgctgagctgccttcttgaaccgccacaatccatgtggtgtagatacactcaCACTGCTATTAggtacggagttccaggatttaacctagtgaaggaacggtgatataattccaagtcagaacagtgtctgacttggaggggaacttgcagatggtcgtGTTcttatgtgtctgctgcccttgttcttttagatcacaagtttgaaaggtgctgtcaaaggaggcttggcgagttgctgcagtgcatcttgtaaatagtatacactgctgccaatgtgcaccagtggtggagggagtgaatgtttaaggtgatggatggggtactgctcaagtgggctgcttgtcttggatggtgttgagcttcttgagtgttgttgtgagttgcactcatccaagcaaattgagagtattccatcacactcctcatgtgtgcctcgtagatggtgaacagactttggggagacagggggtgagttactcgctgcagaattcccagcctctggtctTGCagcgacagtatttatatggctggtccaattacatTTCtgatcaggatgttgatggtgggggattcagcgatggtaatgccattgaatgtcaaggggagatgattagattctatcttgttggagatgttcatttccTAGCActcgtgtggcataaatgttacttgccacttgtcaccccaagactgaatgttgttcaggtcttgctgtatgcaggcacagactgtttcagtatctgaagagttgtgaatggtagtgaacactgtgcagtcatcagcaaacattcccacttctaaccttctgttggagggaaggtcatctatTCCTAATCCCACTCCTCCCCACCCAGTTGAATAGCCTAACAACACTCAATCAAGGCTAACATGAACAGTTATTTTTTGGTTATGGTACAAGAGGGCAACTGCTGCCTGTGGAGCAAGTCTATGCAATGTAATTTCATCTTGAATAGTCCTGCATAGTAGGAAATAGCAAATCAGCAGCTCATTTTACACTCTATTGACTTCCATGGGCAAGTAAATCAGGCAGAGTGTAAAACGGCTGCCAATTCTCTATCACCCGTTTTAAACATCTACCCAAGATGAATTTATACCCAATATTTTTGGGATAGAAGAGGGAAGGGGAGAAATTGTCAAAGAAAAAAAAAGCAACATTCATATATGTGAATTATTCATAAGGTCATTAAACCCAGATCATCCGAATTATGTGgtaatgaataatgaagcagtcaCCAAAGTAGCTGGTAAACATTCAGTCTGAAAAGCATCATAATGCTTACCAGGTATCCTTACAAATTTTCAATTTTCATTAGCAGGTAGGAAATACCAATTTTAAAATAATTGTTAACAACTGGCTTCTTCAAGCGCAGAACATAAAAGCTGAAAAGGACACACTACCCCTACATTTCTTACCTGCCTGAAgtatgaaatttttttttaaaagctcatAAATTCCATCTCAGGCGTAGCTCAAAGTAAAAACGGAGGGGATGAAATTTAACTTGGAGAGGGTGCTGTGGATCGCACTGGTGTATTGCTGATCGGTACGGTGCTGCCCCCGAAGTTGAATTTCATCCCCGGGACATTAAAAGTCACGTTCTTGCAGCAATTGCATTTCCTCCTCCGCAGCCTGGAGTTTGCCATATTCTGATCTAGAGTCGACATTCTTCAGGTGCAAGCTGAACTTTTCCTTGGTCTCCTGGAAAGCTGAGCCACCTCCACGGCGGGAACACCGACGGAGCCAGAGTCCAGTGAGTGAAAAGATCGCCAGGAGCAGTACTATGTTCAGTGCAATATGCCAGCAGAAAAAATTGGTGACAAACATTAGGTTGGCCATGTCGTCGCTCTTCCAGGGTTTCCCTGTGAATGGTTTGTAGAGAATGAAGGCTACGTGAAGAAGCCAGGTTCCTTGGGTCATCACCAAGCACGTTTTGGTGAACCAAAGGACGTGGTTATTGGGACGCCAGATCTCAGCCGTGAGGATCAGACACACCAGAAAGCAGGCGAGGAGCAGCAAAGTGTGCACAGAGGCTTCCACCCGCTCTTTTCCATGCATGTGGGAATGAAGGAGCAGGGCTTCGATGTAAAAAGCGAGGGCGATGGCAATGCTTTCCAACAGGTATAAGCGTCTGGGCAGACAGGCTTGGCTGATAATATCCACCCAGCCACTTAGAGCGAAATAGGAATACATGGTGACATGCTGCCACTCGTTAGGGTGTATGAATGGGTAGTCAGGTTTCTCCTTGTTATAAAGAATCAGTTTATACACTCCTGGAGGATAAAAGAACTCTGCCATGACTGCTAGGGTACCGTACACGATCTTCATCACCCCTTCAGCAGGAATCCGCTTCAAACAGCTCCGAAATCCAAATGTCCGGGGAGGAGATATAAGTTGGTTCTTCTCGCCACGAAGTACCATCAGCGAAAACTTGAAGGCGTAGAGAATGCCGAAGGAAAGGAAGGCTAAACCGGGTGAGATGTGGCCAATAAAGGTGCCCATTTTGTATCTTGGCTGCCTGAATGAAGAAATCCCGCAGCGGTGAACCTGTCAAATCACACAACTGGGTGGGAAGGGCAGGCTGCTTTTTTTTAAAGAACGATTTCCTGGGAACGCCTTTTCAAACTTGCTATTATTCAGGCACCTGTTCTGTGAGTTGTCACGTTTCAAAACGTCAATTCCAGCGAGATTAAGCTTCACTGTTTTTACGTGAAAAGTGGGCGAGTTTTAACGTGCTTTAGAGCAATAAATACCGGTCAAGGACGGTAATCATATGAATTTTGCCAAGTTCTTTTTAACTCAATTCTTTTGGGGTTTCTATGACGAGGATCCATTACCCCCCGGAAAATCACTAACGTGGTTATTGTTAAATCGACACAGTCGTGACTCATTGGTAGGAATCATGTCTGCAAAATTGAACAGGGCCTGAAAAGGAACGTCGGGATCGCGGTGTGGGATTGCACCAGGTTTGTTTTGATGCAGACAGTATGCAAACTTAGTGCTTCCTACTAATTTAAAAATTGTCGCCAGCAGCCAGCATTAAGCGTGCTGATGAGTGACGCCTGAGCATAAGTTAAAGCTAGCCTGGAGTACTTAAAGCCatcttgcacctcttaaaggggaggcacAATCTATCtggagcagatgctggaagtcattctacaaCTGATTCTGCCCTGGGAAAAGTACAAGAATAGCACAACATGACAGAGAGCAGCTTCCAAGATTTTCCAGCACTGTGCTGGAAGTCTTGGTACAGGAAGTGAAGACGATTATggattaaagcctggctcaggtataaaattaaaacccgacccggaccagaatcctttaattttttttcacgccCAGCCCAACACAAATCTccttcatccattccggcagcaggctactCCTGCAGCAGGAGTTGTGGGGTATCATGGGTAagactgatcccgtgacttcccggaagcagtgtccagcccaacccgacccgagcctgaatgctgcattcggaatttcgacccgaacccgatacttgtagttgggtctagtcgggttcgggttgggtagccaggctttattagAGATATCTATCTAgagggggccaggaggccttctGTACAAATTGTGTGAAGGCAGTGGCACCAGATAGCTGTGACGGTCAATGCCAGGAGCCTAGCGTTGAGAGCCTGGATGCAATGAACTTACATaagtggtcaaggttagtgaatgcattttcaaatgccatatctcacTAACCTTACAcactactcaatgcaccacaccattgctaacaatctctgtcaatcatgactcatacttcatacctaacattcatagcttcacctcattcACACACTTACCATTGCTCCaaatctcacactcacatctcacagatTCCACATGCTAACAGCTATTTATCCATGACACCcagatcacccaaacatattgcaccacactcactgacatacttcctCTCTCTTTTAGGACAAAATGgtgcataactggaggcagcagcacctaatgaGCTGGGGACAGACACAACTGCATGTCCTCACCCTGATGGAAGAGACAGTGATCACCATCAGTGGAGTAGCCATGATGGAGGCCATGGTCAGTGGTGGAGAGTAAGCCATCAAatatgacagtatcctcatacctaatcctccttctcacatcccacctcccctcatcccacaatctcttcggatttacaagctgcagatggtgtaaacatgcattTCCTTCCTGCCCTCAACACAATCCTACCGTTGTGTCTTTCTCCTTCCAAATGTTCAAGAACTgcaatctggccaggcagtggtggaaaagCATGAGGTGGAAGAGCAAGaaaacagtgatgaagaagaaacaccatcactcacacTTGCAGTGTAccttagaggatagcttagaggcaggaactgcacatggtgagacaccaggcatgagtggcctgcaaccAGGGTAGGAGACAAGAGATTAAGTGCCAGTTTACCAGAGGGCAAGGttccacatgagttctgctgcagggtcTCAGATGATGACTTCAGTGGGGAAGCTTACAGAAGAAGGCCGATGGTTCTGCACAgttaaatgcttggtgcattggaaggcctgccagaaagcctgcagtcactgtcaagaagcatggagaagACAGGCACCAacctggcacagggctttgtgctgaacttggaggccatcctttccagcgtggagctGGTGGCCAACTCATTTAGcatacttgtggacccaaccatgatgcaatgtctgacggccgatgtctcaacttccattgcacAAAAGCAGAATccacccaatgtctgggtgctgcagtggaaactcagactgaaatcatgcaaggtcagcttgttgccatgcaagctgagactgctgccatcatagctgtggataccagtgttcaaaggggcttgcagggtatcATAGCAGTTTATCCTTcaacaaattactaggattgctTAGCTACCACACTGGGCAAGTGCCAGTGGCTCTTCAGAgcttgaacctgctgtcctctctcagaataaCAGCACTAATCCTCCTATCACTGCTACTCTgcc from Heterodontus francisci isolate sHetFra1 chromosome 11, sHetFra1.hap1, whole genome shotgun sequence encodes:
- the LOC137375037 gene encoding transmembrane epididymal protein 1-like, with protein sequence MGTFIGHISPGLAFLSFGILYAFKFSLMVLRGEKNQLISPPRTFGFRSCLKRIPAEGVMKIVYGTLAVMAEFFYPPGVYKLILYNKEKPDYPFIHPNEWQHVTMYSYFALSGWVDIISQACLPRRLYLLESIAIALAFYIEALLLHSHMHGKERVEASVHTLLLLACFLVCLILTAEIWRPNNHVLWFTKTCLVMTQGTWLLHVAFILYKPFTGKPWKSDDMANLMFVTNFFCWHIALNIVLLLAIFSLTGLWLRRCSRRGGGSAFQETKEKFSLHLKNVDSRSEYGKLQAAEEEMQLLQERDF